From Anomalospiza imberbis isolate Cuckoo-Finch-1a 21T00152 chromosome 14, ASM3175350v1, whole genome shotgun sequence, a single genomic window includes:
- the LOC137482759 gene encoding sestrin-3-like isoform X1, with amino-acid sequence MIVCPQSVEHPRGSRCQRLPGQVVKMSNSDPECPHFLFVKVLASRGRLEAVTQQMGYHPQYLDSFLKTQHYLMHMDGPLPFDCRHYIAIMAAARHQCRYLVNLHVLQFLRAGGDPQWLRGLEFIPPKLRNLNEINKILAHRPWLITKEHIEKLLKISEWSWSLAELVHAVVLLAHCHALASFVFGCGCEQDEGLMGRGSLKPLSLGNQCFCEATASNSYSQELLRINRKRSLDSCMELDSLRERMQRIHVETEGRDELRLLQQDREEGLSPLADTDGEVTGATNLACYMQDPDFGYQDFARRDEDQTQVFRVQDYSWEDHGFSLVNRLYSDIGHLLDEKFRMVDGLQSSAMAKRQGCEPSVFKRGIWNYIHCMFGIRYDDYDYAEVNQLLERMLKVYIKTVTCYPEKTNSEMFDRFWKQFKHSEKVHVNLLILEARMQAELLYALQAITQYMIS; translated from the exons ATGATCGTGTGTCCCCAGAGCGTGGAGCACCCCCGAGGAAGCCGATGCCAGCGGCTGCCGGGGCAG GTAGTGAAGATGTCCAACAGCGACCCTGAGTGCCCCCACTTCCTCTTTGTGAAGGTGCTGGCAAGCCGAGGGCGGCTGGAGGCGGTGACCCAGCAGATGGGCTACCACCCACAGTACCTCGACAGCTTCCTCAAGACGCAGCACTACCTGATGCACATGGATGGCCCTCTGCCCTTTGACTGCCGGCACTACATCGCCATCATG gcagcagcccGGCACCAGTGCCGGTACTTGGTGAACCTGCATGTGCTGCAGTTCCTGCGGGCAGGGGGTGACCCCCAGTGGCTGCGTGGCCTCGAATTCATCCCCCCCAAACTCCGCAACCTCAACGAGATCAACAAGATCCTGGCACACCGGCCATGGCTCATCACCAAGGAGCACATTGAG AAGCTGCTGAAGATCAGCGAGTGGAGCTGGTCACTGGCGGAGCTGGTGCACGCCGTTGTCCTCCTGGCACACTGCCACGCACTTGCCAGCTTTGTCTTCGGCTGTGGCTGCGAGCAGGACGAGGGACTGATGGGTCGAGGCTCACTGAAGCCATTGTCACTTGGGAACCAGTGCTTCTGCGAGGCCACTGCCAGCAACAGCTACAGCCAAGAGCTGCTGCGTATCAACCGCAAGCGG TCCCTGGACTCCTGCATGGAGCTGGATTCCCTCCGGGAACGCATGCAGCGGATCCATGTGGAGACTGAGGGCAGGGATGAGTTGAGGCTACTGCAGCAGGACCGAGAGGAAG ggctctcccctcttgCAGATACTGATGGGGAAGTCACCGGTGCCACCAACCTTGCATGCTACATGCAGGACCCTGACTTTGGATACCAAGACTTTGCCCGGCGCGACGAGGATCAGACGCAAGTATTCAGAGTCCAG GATTACTCCTGGGAAGACCATGGCTTCTCACTGGTCAACCGGCTCTACTCTGACATTGGGCATCTCCTGGATGAGAAGTTTAGGATGGTGGATGGTCTGCAAAGCAGTGCCATGGCCAAGCGGCAGGGCTGTGAACCCTCTGTTTTCAAGCGGGGCATCTGGAACTACAtccactgcatgtttggcaTTAG GTACGATGATTATGACTATGCAGAAGTAAATCAGCTCCTGGAGCGAATGCTCAAAGTTTACATTAAAACTGTAACCTGCTACCCAGAGAAGACAAACTCAGAGATGTTTGACAGGTTCTGGAAGCAGTTCAAGCACAGTGAAAAG GTCCACGTGAACCTGCTCATCCTGGAAGCCCGGATGCAGGCAGAGCTGTTGTACGCGTTGCAGGCCATCACCCAGTACATGATCTCCTAg
- the LOC137482759 gene encoding sestrin-3-like isoform X2 yields the protein MIVCPQSVEHPRGSRCQRLPGQVVKMSNSDPECPHFLFVKVLASRGRLEAVTQQMGYHPQYLDSFLKTQHYLMHMDGPLPFDCRHYIAIMAAARHQCRYLVNLHVLQFLRAGGDPQWLRGLEFIPPKLRNLNEINKILAHRPWLITKEHIEKLLKISEWSWSLAELVHAVVLLAHCHALASFVFGCGCEQDEGLMGRGSLKPLSLGNQCFCEATASNSYSQELLRINRKRSLDSCMELDSLRERMQRIHVETEGRDELRLLQQDREEDTDGEVTGATNLACYMQDPDFGYQDFARRDEDQTQVFRVQDYSWEDHGFSLVNRLYSDIGHLLDEKFRMVDGLQSSAMAKRQGCEPSVFKRGIWNYIHCMFGIRYDDYDYAEVNQLLERMLKVYIKTVTCYPEKTNSEMFDRFWKQFKHSEKVHVNLLILEARMQAELLYALQAITQYMIS from the exons ATGATCGTGTGTCCCCAGAGCGTGGAGCACCCCCGAGGAAGCCGATGCCAGCGGCTGCCGGGGCAG GTAGTGAAGATGTCCAACAGCGACCCTGAGTGCCCCCACTTCCTCTTTGTGAAGGTGCTGGCAAGCCGAGGGCGGCTGGAGGCGGTGACCCAGCAGATGGGCTACCACCCACAGTACCTCGACAGCTTCCTCAAGACGCAGCACTACCTGATGCACATGGATGGCCCTCTGCCCTTTGACTGCCGGCACTACATCGCCATCATG gcagcagcccGGCACCAGTGCCGGTACTTGGTGAACCTGCATGTGCTGCAGTTCCTGCGGGCAGGGGGTGACCCCCAGTGGCTGCGTGGCCTCGAATTCATCCCCCCCAAACTCCGCAACCTCAACGAGATCAACAAGATCCTGGCACACCGGCCATGGCTCATCACCAAGGAGCACATTGAG AAGCTGCTGAAGATCAGCGAGTGGAGCTGGTCACTGGCGGAGCTGGTGCACGCCGTTGTCCTCCTGGCACACTGCCACGCACTTGCCAGCTTTGTCTTCGGCTGTGGCTGCGAGCAGGACGAGGGACTGATGGGTCGAGGCTCACTGAAGCCATTGTCACTTGGGAACCAGTGCTTCTGCGAGGCCACTGCCAGCAACAGCTACAGCCAAGAGCTGCTGCGTATCAACCGCAAGCGG TCCCTGGACTCCTGCATGGAGCTGGATTCCCTCCGGGAACGCATGCAGCGGATCCATGTGGAGACTGAGGGCAGGGATGAGTTGAGGCTACTGCAGCAGGACCGAGAGGAAG ATACTGATGGGGAAGTCACCGGTGCCACCAACCTTGCATGCTACATGCAGGACCCTGACTTTGGATACCAAGACTTTGCCCGGCGCGACGAGGATCAGACGCAAGTATTCAGAGTCCAG GATTACTCCTGGGAAGACCATGGCTTCTCACTGGTCAACCGGCTCTACTCTGACATTGGGCATCTCCTGGATGAGAAGTTTAGGATGGTGGATGGTCTGCAAAGCAGTGCCATGGCCAAGCGGCAGGGCTGTGAACCCTCTGTTTTCAAGCGGGGCATCTGGAACTACAtccactgcatgtttggcaTTAG GTACGATGATTATGACTATGCAGAAGTAAATCAGCTCCTGGAGCGAATGCTCAAAGTTTACATTAAAACTGTAACCTGCTACCCAGAGAAGACAAACTCAGAGATGTTTGACAGGTTCTGGAAGCAGTTCAAGCACAGTGAAAAG GTCCACGTGAACCTGCTCATCCTGGAAGCCCGGATGCAGGCAGAGCTGTTGTACGCGTTGCAGGCCATCACCCAGTACATGATCTCCTAg